The following coding sequences lie in one Arabidopsis thaliana chromosome 3, partial sequence genomic window:
- a CDS encoding PIF1 helicase (PIF1 helicase; CONTAINS InterPro DOMAIN/s: DNA helicase PIF1, ATP-dependent (InterPro:IPR010285); BEST Arabidopsis thaliana protein match is: PIF1 helicase (TAIR:AT3G51700.1); Has 995 Blast hits to 991 proteins in 209 species: Archae - 2; Bacteria - 137; Metazoa - 197; Fungi - 108; Plants - 394; Viruses - 3; Other Eukaryotes - 154 (source: NCBI BLink).) → MALIRNHPSASLGEIRPWKIKVQIVRTSKGNKKESDNSIDLVLLDSSETRIHTTIDEALSRWIMNISGDNINNPNDGETEIDISKDLLITESKDPIKTLLKEVYGEYFAKSYNPDFCHDSAILCHRDDDVDQINDYMLSLLPGEEKECLSTDSISPSPNDDMFVPLEVLNSIKVPGLPDFKLRLKVGAPVMLLRDLDPSRGFFTGTRLQITRLCGFLLEAMIIAGNKHGKKIWIPRIASYPTETNFPLQMRRTQYPLKLAFAMTIDESQVHTLSKVGLYLPRQVFSHGRQMFVAISKVKSRAGLKVLITDKDGNPQEEAKNVVFKELFQNI, encoded by the exons ATGGCTCTAATTCGTAATCACCCTTCTGCTTCTCTCGGTGAGATCAGACCATGGAAGATCAAAGTGCAGATAGTTAGAACGTCGAAGGGAAATAAGAAAGAATCAGACAACTCCATCGACTTGGTTTTACTCGATTCGTCG GAGACAAGAATTCACACAACTATAGATGAAGCTCTTTCTAGATGGATTATGAACATTAGTGGTGATAATATCAACAATCCAAATGATGGAGAAACTGAAATTGATATTTCCAAAGATTTGTTGATAACTGAATCCAAAGATCCTATCAAAACTTTACTGAAAGAAGTTTATGGAGAATATTTTGCAAAGTCCTACAATCCTGATTTTTGTCACGACAGTGCTATTTTGTGTCATCGTGATGACGATGTGGATCAGATTAATGATTATATGCTTTCACTATTACCAG gtgaagagaaagaatgtCTCAGCACTGACAGTATTTCTCCAAGCCCAAATGACGACATGTTTGTCCCTCTAGAGGTTTTGAATAGCATCAAAGTCCCCGGATTGCCTGATTTTAAGCTGAGGTTAAAGGTTGGTGCTCCTGTCATGTTACTTAGGGACCTTGATCCTAGCCGTGGTTTTTTTACGGGGACAAGACTTCAAATTACTCGGCTGTGTGGGTTTTTGCTTGAGGCTATGATTATAGCAGGTAATAAGCATGGTAAGAAAATCTGGATCCCTAGGATAGCTTCATACCCCACAGAAACAAATTTTCCTCTTCAAATGCGGCGTACGCAATATCCTTTGAAACTTGCGTTCGCGATGACTATAGATGAAAGTCAAGTGCATACACTTTCCAAAGTTGGTCTATATCTACCAAGACAAGTGTTCTCTCATGGACGACAGATGTTTGTTGCTATATCCAAGGTGAAGTCAAGAGCTGGTTTGAAAGTTCTTATAACAGACAAAGATGGGAACCCTCAGGAAGAAGCCAAGAATGTTGTGTTCAAGGAGTTGTTTCAAAACATTTAG
- a CDS encoding PIF1 helicase (PIF1 helicase; CONTAINS InterPro DOMAIN/s: DNA helicase PIF1, ATP-dependent (InterPro:IPR010285); BEST Arabidopsis thaliana protein match is: PIF1 helicase (TAIR:AT3G51690.1); Has 1335 Blast hits to 1330 proteins in 296 species: Archae - 2; Bacteria - 310; Metazoa - 217; Fungi - 167; Plants - 426; Viruses - 5; Other Eukaryotes - 208 (source: NCBI BLink).) has product MALIDIHSSPASLDEIKPWKINMHIVRTWKGNDKESGNSIDMVLLDSSGTKIHTTIDEAFTKWITNIGGENINKPNDGETKIDIHEDLLITECKDPIKTIVDEVYGESFTESYNPDFYQERAILCHTNDVADEINDYMLSQLQGEETKCYGADTIYPTHASPNDKMLYPLEFLNSIKIPGFPDFKLRLKVGAPVMLLRDLAPYGWLRKGTRLQITRVETFVLEAMIITGNNHGEKVLIPRIPSDLREAKFPIKMRRRQFPVKLAFAMTIDESQRQTLSKVGIYLPRQLLFHGQRYVAISKVKSRAGLKVLITDKDGKPDQEETKNVVFKELFTEHLSEPLVNMC; this is encoded by the exons ATGGCCCTAATTGACATACACTCCTCTCCTGCTTCTCTCGATGAGATCAAACCATGGAAGATCAACATGCATATAGTTAGAACTTGGAAGGGAAATGACAAAGAATCAGGCAACTCCATCGACATGGTTTTACTCGATTCATCG GGGACAAAAATCCACACAACTATAGATGAAGCTTTTACCAAATGGATTACGAATATTGGTGGCGAAAACATCAACAAGCCAAATGATGGAGAAACTAAAATCGATATTCATGAAGATTTGTTGATAACTGAGTGCAAAGATCCTATTAAAACTATAGTGGATGAAGTTTATGGAGAATCTTTTACAGAGTCCTATAATCCTGATTTTTACCAAGAGAGGGCTATTTTGTGTCATACAAATGACGTTGCGGATGAGATTAATGATTATATGCTTTCACAATTACAAG GTGAAGAGACAAAATGTTACGGCGCTGACACCATTTATCCAACGCATGCAAGCCCAAATGACAAAATGTTATACCCTCTAGAATTTTTGAATAGCATCAAAATCCCGGGCTTTCCTGATTTTAAGTTGAGATTAAAGGTTGGTGCTCCTGTCATGTTACTTAGGGATCTTGCTCCTTATGGTTGGTTACGTAAGGGGACACGACTTCAAATTACTCGGGTTGAAACTTTTGTGCTTGAGGCTATGATTATAACAGGTAATAATCATGGTGAGAAAGTCTTGATCCCTAGGATACCCTCAGACCTTAGGGAAGCAAAATTTCCTATCAAAATGCGGCGTAGGCAGTTTCCTGTGAAACTTGCATTCGCCATGACTATAGATGAAAGTCAAAGGCAAACACTTTCCAAAGTTGGTATATATCTACCAAGACAATTGTTATTTCATGGACAAAGGTATGTTGCGATATCCAAAGTGAAGTCAAGAGCTGGTTTGAAAGTTCTTATCACAGATAAAGATGGGAAACCtgatcaagaagaaaccaagaatGTTGTGTTCAAGGAGTTGTTTACAGAACATTTGTCAGAACCATTAGTCAACATGTGTTAG
- a CDS encoding D-mannose binding lectin protein with Apple-like carbohydrate-binding domain-containing protein (D-mannose binding lectin protein with Apple-like carbohydrate-binding domain; FUNCTIONS IN: sugar binding; INVOLVED IN: recognition of pollen; LOCATED IN: endomembrane system; EXPRESSED IN: 18 plant structures; EXPRESSED DURING: 10 growth stages; CONTAINS InterPro DOMAIN/s: Curculin-like (mannose-binding) lectin (InterPro:IPR001480), Apple-like (InterPro:IPR003609), S-locus glycoprotein (InterPro:IPR000858); BEST Arabidopsis thaliana protein match is: D-mannose binding lectin protein with Apple-like carbohydrate-binding domain (TAIR:AT5G03700.1); Has 1533 Blast hits to 1511 proteins in 55 species: Archae - 0; Bacteria - 2; Metazoa - 2; Fungi - 0; Plants - 1529; Viruses - 0; Other Eukaryotes - 0 (source: NCBI BLink).) translates to MMMKFYTFTFLICLFSKLQGHCKSDISLGNSLTLTSPLEYTPGFMGKAYIIETESSSTREPGFKAALTMESSDKDDGRYLCSLQIFLGDVRVWSSGHYSKMYVSSKCIIELTKDGDLRLKSSYKHVGWRSGTSGQGVERLEIQSTGNLVLVDAKNLIKWQSFNFPTDVMLSGQRLDVATQLTSFPNDSTLFYSFEVLRDKIALFLNLNKLKYSYWEYKPREKNTTVNFVRLGLKGLDLFDDNSRIIGRIEQPLIRFLALGNRTGNLGLYSYKPEKGKFEATFQAVSDTCDLPVACKPYGICTFSKSCSCIKVVSNGYCSSINGEEAVSVKRLCDHEMVELNGVTTVLRNGTQVRNISKERCEELCKKDCECGAASYSVSEESCVMYGIVMGVKQIERVSGLSYMVKIPKGVRLSDEKSNVRKWVVGLVGGIDGFVILLLISGFAFYFIRKRRKSLLLPPPPPPPPPLSQQPANTDS, encoded by the exons atgatgatgaagttCTATACGTTCACTTTCTTAATCTGCTTGTTCTCGAAGCTCCAAGGTCACTGCAAATCAGATATCAGCCTTGGCAATTCTCTGACGCTCACTTCTCCTCTAGAATACACTCCAGGGTTTATGGGGAAAGCTTATATCATAGAGACAGAATCATCGTCAACAAGAGAACCTGGTTTTAAAGCCGCGTTAACAATGGAATCAAGCGACAAAGATGATGGAAGATATTTATGTTCCCTTCAAATTTTCCTTGGAGATGTAAGAGTTTGGAGCTCAGGGCATTACTCAAAGATGTACGTTTCTAGCAAATGCATCATTGAGCTCACGAAAGATGGAGACTTGAGACTCAAGAGTAGCTATAAACACGTTGGATGGAGAAGTGGAACCTCAGGACAAGGCGTTGAG agGTTGGAGATACAAAGCACAGGGAATCTAGTGTTGGTTGATGCTAAGAATCTGATCAAATGGCAAAGTTTCAATTTCCCAACAGATGTGATGTTGAGTGGTCAGAGACTAGACGTGGCTACGCAACTAACTTCATTCCCAAATGACTCGACTCTGTTCTATTCCTTTGAAGTCTTACGCGACAAGATTGCTCTGTTCCTAAATTTGAACAAGCTCAAGTACTCTTACTGGGAATACAAGCCTAGAGAGAAGAACACAACGGTCAACTTCGTGAGACTAGGGTTAAAGGGTCTTGACCTATTCGACGATAACAGTCGCATAATCGGAAGAATAGAGCAACCGTTGATCAGATTCTTGGCGCTTGGAAACAGAACCGGTAATTTAGGACTCTATTCGTATAAACCGGAAAAGGGAAAGTTCGAGGCAACGTTTCAAGCTGTGAGCGACACTTGTGATCTTCCTGTAGCGTGTAAACCATATGGAATCTGTACATTCTCAAAGTCTTGTTCTTGCATTAAGGTTGTAAGCAATGGATATTGCAGCAGCATCAACGGGGAAGAAGCTGTTTCAGTGAAGAGGCTATGTGATCATGAGATGGTTGAGCTAAATGGAGTCACTACAGTGCTAAGAAACGGGACACAAGTGAGAAACATAAGCAAAGAAAGATGTGAAGAGTTGTGTAAGAAAGATTGTGAGTGTGGAGCTGCGAGTTACTCTGTTTCTGAAGAGAGTTGTGTCATGTATGGGATAGTGATGGGTGTTAAACAGATTGAGAGAGTTAGTGGATTGAGTTATATGGTGAAGATTCCTAAAGGAGTGAGATTGAGTGATGAGAAATCTAATGTGAGAAAATGGGTGGTGGGATTAGTTGGAGGTATTGatggttttgtgattttgttgctTATTTCTGGAtttgctttttatttcattCGGAAGCGACGGAAAAGCTTGTTACTGCCGCCACCGCCACCGCCACCTCCACCGCTATCGCAGCAGCCGGCTAATACCGATTCTTGA
- a CDS encoding WEB family protein (DUF827) (Plant protein of unknown function (DUF827); CONTAINS InterPro DOMAIN/s: Protein of unknown function DUF827, plant (InterPro:IPR008545); BEST Arabidopsis thaliana protein match is: Plant protein of unknown function (DUF827) (TAIR:AT2G38370.1); Has 6489 Blast hits to 5290 proteins in 766 species: Archae - 144; Bacteria - 987; Metazoa - 2963; Fungi - 406; Plants - 677; Viruses - 9; Other Eukaryotes - 1303 (source: NCBI BLink).) yields the protein MAETLEPSLVGEIDTSAPFESVREAATRFGGFGFWKPSSLNISEASQNEVGMVLKASELEKELIEKEGETLKVLKSLESTKAIVEELKSKIQNKEDKENCDMNVFKELNQAKMNLCKTTKDLAAIRVSVGLLNKRLEEERAALEKTRERLNSENAAEMSMEIQRLSYEAKEFSRTGENVRYAVNKAVAEIEQTRNKIEAAEMRLIAARKMKEAARAAEAVAIAEIKAVTRRGRRRRRGGNGEETMQEEILETIDETAREIRSSRRTLEEGLAKMEAEEGNWWWTEQRRRSSCSAKFKNPPYMMDVKGLNMMMNGDGTSSSVAVLKPTMSIGQILSRKLLLADESAMMMNGRVSLGQILGKTNFGDREKEKRFNGKRKRFGFANLSVMLNKESKKKNKKKKIALNLSC from the exons ATGGCCGAAACCCTAGAACCCTCCCTCGTCGGGGAAATCGACACTTCTGCGCCTTTCGAGTCCGTGAGAGAAGCCGCCACTCGCTTTGGTGGATTTGGTTTCTGGAAACCTTCTTCCCTTAACATCTCCGAAGCTTCTCAG AACGAAGTTGGTATGGTTTTGAAAGCGAGTGAGTTAGAGAAGGAACTGATtgagaaagaaggagaaactTTGAAGGTGTTGAAGTCACTTGAGTCGACCAAAGCCATTGTTGAAGAGCTCAAATCAAAGATACAGAACAAGGAGGATAAAGAAAATTGTGACATGAATGTTTTCAAGGAATTGAACCAAGCAAAGATGAATCTGTGCAAGACGACAAAAGATTTGGCTGCTATTCGCGTGTCTGTTGGGTTACTAAACAAGAGATTGGAAGAGGAAAGAGCTGCACTTGAGAAGACACGAGAGAGACTAAACTCTGAGAATGCAGCTGAAATGTCCATGGAGATTCAGAGACTAAGTTATGAAGCTAAGGAATTTAGTAGAACAGGAGAGAATGTTCGGTATGCGGTTAATAAAGCTGTGGCTGAGATTGAACAAACGAGAAACAAGATTGAAGCTGCTGAGATGCGTTTGATCGCTGCTAGAAAGATGAAGGAAGCTGCTAGAGCGGCTGAAGCAGTTGCAATCGCTGAAATCAAGGCGGTtacaagaagaggaagaaggagaagaagaggaggaaatGGTGAGGAGACTATGCAGGAGGAGATTCTTGAGACGATTGATGAAACAGCAAGAGAAATCAGAAGCAGTAGGAGGACACTTGAAGAAGGTTTGGCCAAAATGGAAGCAGAAGAAGGAAATTGGTGGTGGACAGAACAGAGGAGGAGATCATCATGTTCGGCTAAGTTCAAGAACCCTCCTTATATGATGGATGTAAAAGGtctgaatatgatgatgaatggTGATGGGACATCATCCTCAGTTGCTGTCTTGAAACCAACAATGTCTATTGGGCAGATACTTAGTAGGAAACTACTTCTTGCTGATGAGTcagcgatgatgatgaatgggAGAGTTTCGTTGGGTCAGATTCTTGGAAAGACTAACTttggagatagagagaaggaaaaaaggtTCAATGGGAAGAGGAAGCGGTTCGGATTCGCAAACTTGTCTGTGATGTTAAATAAagagagtaagaagaagaataagaagaagaagatagctTTGAACTTAAGTTGTTAA
- a CDS encoding saposin B domain-containing protein (saposin B domain-containing protein; FUNCTIONS IN: molecular_function unknown; INVOLVED IN: lipid metabolic process; LOCATED IN: vacuole; EXPRESSED IN: 23 plant structures; EXPRESSED DURING: 15 growth stages; CONTAINS InterPro DOMAIN/s: Saposin B (InterPro:IPR008139), Saposin-like (InterPro:IPR011001), Saposin-like type B, 1 (InterPro:IPR007856), Saposin-like type B, 2 (InterPro:IPR008138); BEST Arabidopsis thaliana protein match is: saposin B domain-containing protein (TAIR:AT5G01800.1); Has 951 Blast hits to 460 proteins in 88 species: Archae - 0; Bacteria - 0; Metazoa - 738; Fungi - 0; Plants - 102; Viruses - 0; Other Eukaryotes - 111 (source: NCBI BLink).), with product MGLKAGTFVLLLLGLILVSDARSFVDSTISEKVSNKEDVCTLCEEYVTDALSYLEKNVTQAEIIEDLHDRCSQLRGYSQQCISLVDYYVPLFFLQLESFQPHYFCKRMNLCGKVVALVEEARQDSCGVCHRTVSEILIKLQDPDTQLDIVELLIKGCKSLKNYEKKCKTLVFEYGPLILVNAEEFLVKNDVCTLLRACPPEKSVLRQPELADS from the exons ATGGGTCTTAAAGCTGGAACCTTTGTGCTTCTCTTGTTGGGTTTGATCTTGGTCTCTGACGCTAGATCTTTCGTTGACTCCACCATCTCAG AGAAAGTTTCCAACAAGGAAGACGTTTGCACTCTGTGTGAGGAATATGTTACTGATGCTCTCAGCTACCTTGAGAAAAATGTCACACAAGCGGAGATCATCGAAGATCTTCATGATCGGTGTTCCCAATTGCGCGGATATTCGCAGCAG TGCATAAGTTTGGTGGATTACTATgttcctcttttcttcttacaaCTAGAGTCGTTTCAACCTCATTATTTCTGCAAGAGGATGAATCTTTGTGGCAAAGTTGTAGCTCTTGTCGAAGAAGCTCGTCAGGACAGTTGCGGTGTATGCCACAGGACTGTTTCAGAGATTCTCATCAAACTACAAGATCCTGACACACAG CTGGATATCGTTGAACTGCTTATCAAGGGATGCAAATCGCTCAAGAACTACGAGAAGAAG TGCAAGACGTTGGTGTTTGAATATGGACCTCTGATACTCGTAAATGCAGAGGAATTCCTAGTGAAAAACGACGTCTGCACACTCTTGCGCGCATGCCCCCCTGAGAAATCGGTTCTAAGGCAGCCGGAGTTGGCTGATTCTTGA
- the IMK2 gene encoding inflorescence meristem receptor-like kinase 2 (inflorescence meristem receptor-like kinase 2 (IMK2); FUNCTIONS IN: protein serine/threonine kinase activity, protein kinase activity, kinase activity, ATP binding; INVOLVED IN: transmembrane receptor protein tyrosine kinase signaling pathway, protein amino acid phosphorylation; LOCATED IN: cell wall, plasma membrane, membrane, plant-type cell wall; EXPRESSED IN: 22 plant structures; EXPRESSED DURING: 13 growth stages; CONTAINS InterPro DOMAIN/s: Protein kinase, catalytic domain (InterPro:IPR000719), Leucine-rich repeat-containing N-terminal domain, type 2 (InterPro:IPR013210), Leucine-rich repeat (InterPro:IPR001611), Serine/threonine-protein kinase-like domain (InterPro:IPR017442), Protein kinase-like domain (InterPro:IPR011009); BEST Arabidopsis thaliana protein match is: meristematic receptor-like kinase (TAIR:AT3G56100.1); Has 188484 Blast hits to 128319 proteins in 4033 species: Archae - 136; Bacteria - 17470; Metazoa - 63423; Fungi - 9529; Plants - 75715; Viruses - 437; Other Eukaryotes - 21774 (source: NCBI BLink).) yields the protein MNHLYKNPFRIYEISFHFCASLLLCFLLFSAQAVAGGGGGGHSWDGIVVTQANYQALQAIKHELIDFTGVLKSWNNSASSQVCSGWAGIKCLRGQVVAIQLPWKGLGGTISEKIGQLGSLRKLSLHNNVIAGSVPRSLGYLKSLRGVYLFNNRLSGSIPVSLGNCPLLQNLDLSSNQLTGAIPPSLTESTRLYRLNLSFNSLSGPLPVSVARSYTLTFLDLQHNNLSGSIPDFFVNGSHPLKTLNLDHNRFSGAVPVSLCKHSLLEEVSISHNQLSGSIPRECGGLPHLQSLDFSYNSINGTIPDSFSNLSSLVSLNLESNHLKGPIPDAIDRLHNLTELNLKRNKINGPIPETIGNISGIKKLDLSENNFTGPIPLSLVHLAKLSSFNVSYNTLSGPVPPVLSKKFNSSSFLGNIQLCGYSSSNPCPAPDHHHPLTLSPTSSQEPRKHHHRKLSVKDVILIAIGALLAILLLLCCILLCCLIKKRAALKQKDGKDKTSEKTVSAGVAGTASAGGEMGGKLVHFDGPFVFTADDLLCATAEIMGKSTYGTAYKATLEDGNEVAVKRLREKTTKGVKEFEGEVTALGKIRHQNLLALRAYYLGPKGEKLLVFDYMSKGSLSAFLHARGPETLIPWETRMKIAKGISRGLAHLHSNENMIHENLTASNILLDEQTNAHIADYGLSRLMTAAAATNVIATAGTLGYRAPEFSKIKNASAKTDVYSLGIIILELLTGKSPGEPTNGMDLPQWVASIVKEEWTNEVFDLELMRETQSVGDELLNTLKLALHCVDPSPAARPEANQVVEQLEEIRPETEVETETTPFGSGGEGGKDLGSNEE from the exons atgaatcatctttacaaaaaCCCATTTCGCATTTATGAAATTAGTTTCCATTTCTGCGCGAGTCTACTCTTGTGTTTCTTACTCTTCTCTGCTCAAGCTGTTgcaggtggtggaggtggtggtcaCTCTTGGGATGGAATCGTGGTGACTCAGGCGAACTATCAGGCACTCCAAGCTATCAAACACGAACTCATTGACTTCACCGGAGTTCTCAAAAGCTGGAACAACTCTGCCTCCTCTCAAGTTTGCTCCGGCTGGGCTGGAATCAAATGCCTCCGAGGTCAAGTGGTCGCCATTCAGCTCCCTTGGAAGGGACTTGGCGGTACTATCTCTGAGAAGATTGGACAGCTTGGAAGTCTCAGAAAACTTAGCCTCCACAACAATGTTATCGCCGGTTCGGTTCCTCGTTCCCTTGGCTACCTCAAGAGCCTCCGTGGAGTCTATCTCTTCAACAATCGTCTCTCGGGTTCCATCCCAGTCTCACTGGGTAACTGCCCTCTTCTCCAGAATCTTGATCTCAGCAGTAACCAGCTAACTGGAGCCATCCCGCCTAGCCTTACTGAATCCACGAGGCTCTATAGGCTCAATCTCAGCTTCAATTCACTTTCCGGTCCCCTTCCGGTTAGTGTAGCCAGATCATATACCCTCacttttcttgatcttcagcATAACAACCTATCTGGTTCGATACCTGACTTTTTCGTCAATGGCTCCCACCCTCTCAAAACGCTGAATCTTGACCACAATCGCTTCTCTGGAGCTGTTCCAGTGTCTCTCTGCAAGCATAGTCTGTTGGAAGAGGTTTCTATAAGCCATAACCAGCTCTCAGGTTCTATTCCCAGAGAATGTGGAGGTCTTCCACACCTCCAGAGCCTGGATTTCTCTTACAATTCAATCAACGGAACCATCCCAGACAGTTTCTCCAACCTTTCATCTCTAGTTTCACTAAATCTCGAAAGCAACCACCTCAAAGGCCCAATCCCAGATGCCATTGATAGACTTCACAACCTGACAGAGCTTAACctgaagagaaacaagatcaaTGGGCCAATCCCAGAAACAATAGGGAACATATCTGGAATCAAAAAGCTTGATCTGTCAGAAAACAACTTCACAGGTCCAATCCCGCTCTCACTAGTCCACCTGGCGAAGCTTTCTTCATTCAACGTCTCCTACAACACCCTCTCTGGTCCTGTTCCACCTGTCCTCTCCAAGAAGTTCAACTCAAGCTCTTTCTTGGGCAACATCCAGCTTTGTGGCTACAGCTCCTCAAATCCATGCCCTGCTCCTGATCACCACCATCCCCTCACCCTTTCACCTACCTCATCACAAGAACCAAGAAAACACCACCACAGAAAACTCTCAGTGAAAGACGTAATCCTAATCGCCATCGGAGCTCTTCTAGCCATCCTCCTTCTACTATGCTGCATACTCCTCTGCTGCCTGATCAAGAAACGCGCCGccttgaaacaaaaagatggaaAGGACAAGACCTCAGAGAAGACAGTATCAGCAGGTGTCGCAGGAACAGCATCAGCAGGAGGTGAAATGGGAGGCAAGCTAGTCCATTTCGATGGTCCGTTCGTGTTCACCGCCGATGATCTGCTCTGTGCCACAGCTGAGATCATGGGGAAAAGTACATATGGCACAGCATACAAGGCCACATTAGAAGACGGCAATGAAGTCGCTGTGAAGCGTCtgagagagaaaacaacaaaaggagTCAAAGAATTCGAAGGAGAAGTCACAGCTTTAGGCAAGATTCGTCATCAGAATCTTCTTGCACTAAGAGCTTACTACTTAGGACCTAAAGGAGAGAAGCTTCTCGTCTTTGATTACATGTCTAAAGGAAGCCTCTCTGCATTTCTTCACG CTCGAGGaccagaaaccctaattccgTGGGAAACAAGAATGAAGATAGCAAAAGGAATCAGTCGTGGTTTAGCTCACCTTCACAGCAACGAGAACATGATCCATGAGAATCTCACAGCAAGCAACATTCTCCTCGACGAACAAACCAACGCACACATCGCCGATTACGGTCTCTCAAGACTCATGACCGCCGCCGCAGCAACAAACGTAATCGCAACCGCAGGAACATTAGGATACAGAGCACCGGAGTTTTCGAAAATCAAAAATGCAAGCGCTAAGACCGATGTCTACAGCTTAGGAATCATCATATTGGAGCTTTTGACTGGGAAATCTCCAGGAGAGCCGACGAATGGGATGGATTTGCCACAATGGGTAGCTTCGATTGTGAAAGAAGAGTGGACTAATGAAGTTTTTGATTTGGAGCTGATGAGAGAGACACAAAGCGTTGGTGATGAGCTTTTGAATACTTTGAAATTGGCTTTACATTGTGTTGATCCGTCGCCGGCGGCGAGGCCAGAAGCTAATCAGGTGGTGGAGCAGTTGGAGGAGATTAGGCCGGAGACTGAAGTGGAGACGGAGACGACGCCGTTTGGATCTGGTGGTGAAGGAGGTAAAGATTTAGGGTCAAATGAGGAGTAA